In Halorussus halophilus, the DNA window GACTCCTCGAAGAGCGAACTCGCCTCCGCCGCTCTGGAAAGCACACCAGCGAGTACGCCCGACAGGTAGACGACATCACCGTCTCGGTGGACGCCGACAGCGGTTTCGAACTGACGGTCACCCAGCGCGAGACGCAGACGCAAGTCGGCGGGTCGTCGGTCGCCGGAGGACAGTGATTCCTGTGGCAACCTCTACGGAACGCACCGACCAACTCGGCGAGCTATTTGAATCGGTCACTGGTCAATCGACGATTACCGAACCACAGCACGACGACCACACGATTCGATTGGGCGAGCAGACGGAAGCGACCGTCTCGGCGTACGTCACCGCCGTGACGCGAGCCGATGGACTCGATGATGCCGTTCAAGCCCCGGAACGGTACTAAACCGCGCTTTTTCTCGCTCTCTTCTCTCGCGTTGTTTCTCGTTCTCCCCCTCGTCGAGTTCGCTTTCTGCTGACGTAGAAATGAACTCGTCTCAGACGGTACGACCTTGCTCCAGTAGCTCTCGGATGCGCCGCAGTTCGGCGAGTACTTCGGGCGTCTCGGCCGTCGGTTCGCTTCGGGGAGTCGAGTTCTCTCGGCCGGGCGCGTCGGTTTCGCCGCTCTCGGTCGCTTCGGGCGGCCGCCGTCGCGTCTTCGCCAGTATCTGGTCTTTGATGGCTTCGTAGTCGCTGACGCCGTCGATAGTCAGTTCTGCTCCCATCTGGCCGCCGTAGCCTGCGGTGTGGATGCCGACTTGTCCGGCATCGACGAGTCGTTGAATCGGTCCTTGGGTGGCGTCCACGTTCGTAACTCGGTTGTACGGGACCGTCGTCTTCTGTTGGAAGAACACCCCACGTCGGAACTCGATTTCCTGGTCGGTGAACCGGTAGTCGGCGGTCCGGAAGAACGCCGGAATCCACCACGTCATGAAGCCGAAGGCGACGAGGAGGCTCGCTCCGACGACTAGCACTACCCACTCTGAAATCTCCCAGAGGATACCGCTGTAGGCCAGGGCACCGACGACCACAGCGACGACTGCGAGGGAGACGAGTTCGTAGGTGAAGTAGTACACCTTGAGCTTCTCCGGCTTGAACCACTCGTTTTCGGGTCTCATACCTCAACAGACGCTCTCTAACGTATTGGACCGCTGTGGTGGCTCTCGACTAGTGAGAATCAGAAGTAGACAGTACAACCGTCGTTCGCCGACTCGCTTCGGAGACGGTACCGCCGTCCGTTCCTGCTACTCGGCGAACGTCGCCCGGAGTCCCCCGATTAGCAATCTGTCGAGCGCGTAGCTCGCCACGCCGAAGGAGAGGAAGAAGACGACCATCACTGCGAAGTCCTCGGGGACGAACGCCGTGACGTCGATAGTAACGACGACCGGAATCAGTGACACTGCCGTCTCGATACCGCGGTCGAAGGTCCACGCCGCGACGGTACCCCCGACCAGCGCGAGTACGAGGTACAGGAGTGCTTCCGTCTCGGTGGGAGTGCCGCGACGACGGCTACTGGGCGTGATGGCGTCGTGAGTGATCACGCCGAGTGCCGCCAGTTGACGGCGTATCTGGTCGATACTGGTCACGACGAAGACGAACCAGAGTGCGAGTGCCAGTCCCAGTCTCACGAGCGACGGCGAGACGCTCGGGAGTACGGTCGGAATCACGTCCACGAACGTCGGCGTCGCACGGTCTACGAGGACGTAGAA includes these proteins:
- a CDS encoding PH domain-containing protein, with product MRPENEWFKPEKLKVYYFTYELVSLAVVAVVVGALAYSGILWEISEWVVLVVGASLLVAFGFMTWWIPAFFRTADYRFTDQEIEFRRGVFFQQKTTVPYNRVTNVDATQGPIQRLVDAGQVGIHTAGYGGQMGAELTIDGVSDYEAIKDQILAKTRRRPPEATESGETDAPGRENSTPRSEPTAETPEVLAELRRIRELLEQGRTV